The region TCCCACTCGCCGTCCTGCCCCTTGACATGGTCCGGCCACCGCACCCAGGACACCTCGTTGTCCTGGCAGTACGCGTTGTTGTTGCCGCCCTGGGTGCGCCCGAACTCGTCACCGTGGCTGAGCATCGGCACGCCCTGGGAGAGCATCAGGGTCGCCACGAAGTTGCGCATCTGGCGCTCGCGCAATGTCCGCACCGCCGGATCGTCGGTCTCGCCCTCGACCCCGCAGTTCCAGGACCGGTTGTAGCTCTCGCCGTCCTGGTTGGATTCGCCGTTGGCCTCGTTGTGCTTCTCGTCGTAGCTCACCAGATCGCGCAGGGTGAAGCCATCATGGCAGGTGACGAAGTTGACCGAGGCCAGCGGGCGCCGCCCGTCGCCCTGGTAGAGGTCGGAGGAGCCGGTCAGCCGGGAGGCGAATTCGGCCAGTGTCCTCGGCTCACCGCGCCACAGGTCCCGCACGGTGTCCCGGAATTTGCCGTTCCATTCGGTCCACAGGGGCGGGAAGTTGCCGACCTGATAGCCGCCCTCGCCGACGTCCCAGGGCTCGGCGATCAGCTTCACCTGGCTCACCACCGGGTCCTGCTGGACCAGGTCGAAGAACGACGACAGCCGGTCCACCTCGTGGAACTGCCGGGCCAGCGTCGCCGCCAGATCGAAGCGGAAGCCGTCCACATGCATCTCGGTCACCCAGTAGCGCAGCGAGTCCATGATGAGCTGGAGTACGTGCGGGGAGCGCATCAGCAGGGAGTTCCCGGTGCCGGTGGTGTCCATGTAGTACCGGCGGTCCTCGGTCAGCCGGTAGTACGAGGCGTTGTCCAGGCCCCGGAAGGAGAGCGTGGGGCCCAGGTGGTTGCCCTCGGCCGTGTGGTTGTAGACCACGTCCAGGATGACCTCGATGCCCGCCTGGTGCAGCGCCCGGACGGCCGATTTGAACTCCAGCACCTGCTGGCCCCGGTCGCCCCAGGAGGCGTAGGCGTTGTGCGGGGCGAAGAAGCCGATGGTGTTGTAGCCCCAGTAGTTGGCAAGGCCCTCGTCGGCCAGCCGGTGGTCGTGGACGAACTGGTGCACGGGCATCAGCTCCAGCGTGGTGACGCCCAGCTCCGTCAGATGTTCGATGATCGCCGGATGGGCGAGCGCCGCGTACGTCCCGCGCAGCTCCTCCGGCAGCCGGGGATGGCGCATGGTCAGCCCCTTGACATGCGCCTCGTAGATGACCGTGCGGTGGTAGTCGGTGCGCGGCGGGCGGTCGTCGCCCCAGTCGAAGTACGGATTGACCACGACCGACGCCATGGTGTGCGGGGCGGAGTCGAGGTCATTGCGCTTGTCGGGCCGCCCGAAGTGGTAGCCGTAGACCTCCTCGCCCCAGCCGATACGCCCGCTGATCGCCTTGGCGTACGGATCCAGCAGCAGCTTGGCGGAATTGCAGCGATGGCCGGACTCCGGCTCGTACGGGCCGTGGGCCCGGAAGCCGTAGCGCTGCCCCGGCATGATCCCCGGCAGATAGGCGTGGCGCACGAACGCGTCGGACTCCCGCAGCTCGACCGCCGTCTCCGAGCCGTCGTCGTGCAGGAGGCACAGCTCGATGCGGACAGCGGCCTCGGAGAACACCGCGAAGTTGGTTCCGGCGCCGTCGTACGTGGCGCCAAGGGGGTAAGCCTGTCCCGGCCAGACCTGCATACGTCGACTCTTCCACTTCTTCTCCGGGGGCCGCGAGCACCCCAGGCACCGGACGGAACCTGACCGACCCTGCATCCTTGCCCAACTGGCCGGACCCATCCGCTCTTTCAACAGAACTTCCTCAAAAGGGAGGCAACCTACGGCCATATCGGTTCGTCCTACCGGGTGACCTCCGCGTACGCGTATCCCGCTATGCGGTCCGATGTGATGACAGGGGGGATTGGGGGAGGATGTGCGCAAGATGATGCACCGCCACCTGGGCAAGGTGGTGGCCGGCGCGGCCGTGGCGGCCACTGCCACGGCGGTCCTGATCGGGGTGACGCTCCCGGGGAGCGCGTCCGGCAAAGAGGGCTCGGGTGGGGGACCCCAGGGCTCGGCGGCGGAGCAGGGCCAGGCGGCCCGCCAGCTTCCCGGTGTGGTGGAGGACGCGCCCGAGCAGGGCCGTACCGGCACCGGCCGCGATCCACTGACCGACGATGAGATGAAGCGTGCCCAGACCCTCACGGGCGGCGGCGGTTTCCGGCTGAGCAGCGAGGACGTCAAGGGCGCCAAGGGCCCCGAGCGGCTCTCCACCGACCTCGCGGAGCTCGGCCCCGACGAGGTGGGCGCCGCCGACGCGCCGCGCCGCGCCGACGTCACGTACTACGACTACAAGGACGACACCTACGTCACCAAGACGGTCGACCTCGGCAGCTCCAAGGTGACCAGCACCGACACCCAGCACGGGGTCCAGCCGCCGCCCAACCGCGACGAGGTGATGGAGGCCGCGCGGCTGCTGATGGACGACAAGCTGGGCGAGGGGCTGAAGAAGGACTTCAAGGACGCCACGGGCAAGGCGCTGACCCGCCCGGACCAGCTCACCGTCACCGGCTTCGTCTACCGCGCGGGCGAGGGCAACCCCGGTCCGGCCTCGGTCGGGGACTGCGGCGCGCACCGCTGCGTACGGCTGTTCACCCGGGTGGTGAACGGCCCGTGGATCGACACCCGGCAGATGGTGATCGACCTGAGCGCCCGCAAGGTAGCCAAGCTGAGCTGAGTTGCGTGCCAGGCACCGGCGCAGCGCACACCCCTACGCCTCACCTTCATCACAGGAGTCTCCCCATGCCTGAAAGCAGGCTCCGCCGCGCCCGTGCCCGGGTCGCGGCGGCCATCGGCGCCTCGGCGCTGCTCGGCACCGTGGCGGTCGCCGCCGGGCCGGTCGGCACCGCCCAGGCGGCCCCGCAGAGTCCGGCCGCGGCGGATTGCAGCACCCCGTACAGAATCGAGCAGAAGCTGGACGGCGGCACCACCTGGCGGATGTGCTGGCACTACGAGAGCAAGGCCGGGCTGGTGCTCGACAAGGTCTCGTACCAGCCCAAGGGCGAAAGCGCCCCGATCAAGGTGCTGACCTCGGCCAAGCTGGGCCAGATCCATGTGCCGTACGACGACGGCAGCAATGAGTACGACGACCTCACCGGGCAGGGCTTCGCGCAGGGGCTGCAGCAGCTCGACCCGGCCGAATGCCCCGGCGGCACCATCAAGACCGTGCGGGTGCCCGACGCCTGGGACCCCGAGCACCCGAATGTGAAGGGCCTGTGCGCCACCACCCGGGCCCGCGGCCACGCCTACCGCATGGGCACGGGGGGCTTCGGAGGCGGCGAGGGCAACAAGGTCTACCAGCTCCAGGGCAAGGACCTGCTGGTGTACACCGTCAACCAGGTGGGCTGGTACGAGTACATCACCGAGTGGCGGTTCGCCGGTGACGGCACCATGACCATGCAGGTCGGCGCCACCGGCACGATGTCCCCGATGGACTACGACGCGGGCGACGGCCGCGGCTGGCCCATCGGCAAGGGCGCCAAGGACTACGCCACCAGCCACGCCCACAACGTCTTCTGGCGGCTGAACTTCGGGCTCGACGGCTCGTCCAAGAGCAAGGTCGAGCAGTACGACTCGAAGACCACCGCGACCTCGGGGCGGATCCCGAAGACCAAGACCACCCGCACCAAGGTCACCAAGGAGCTGGCGGGCGACGCGGCGCCGGCGCGGTGGTGGCGCGTGGTCAGCTCGGCGGGCAAGAACAAGGACGGCCATCCGCGCAGCTACGAGATCGTCCCCGGGCACACCACCAAGTACCAGGGCCGTAGTTTCACTAAACACGACGTCTACTTCACCGAGTACAACAAGTGTGAGCAGTTCGCCAGCAACAACCTGCGCAACTGCGGCGCCGGGGCGGGCAAGAGCGTCGACAAGTGGGTCAATGGCCAGACCCTCAAACACCCGATCGTATGGGTCAACATCGGGTTCCATCACATCGCCCGGGATGAGGACCAGGAACCCATGCCGCTGCACTGGCAGGGCTTCCAGCTCTCCCCGCGCGACGTCACCGCTATGAATCCCCTCACGCCTCCTGCACTGTCCGGACACAACGGCCATACAGAAGAGGAACGTTGACCCGATAGGCAGCACCTGAGTGTCGCACCGCCCCCGCCAGCGCAGTAGTCTGCGGTGATCGTTGGACGGGGGCGGAAGGCGGTGCACAGGTGAGCTCGGGCGGGCTGGAGCTGCCCCCCGGTGACGGAGGTCCCGGGGGTGACGGCTCCACCGACACACCTCCCGGCGCAGTGTCCCTGGTGCGGCCGATGGAGATCGGAGCGGAACTGGACTGGGGCGCCGACGCCTGGAGCGAGGTGCGCACACGCGCACGCCGGGCCGGGCGGGCCTATATCTGGCTCAACCTCGTGGAACAGCGGCTGCGCGCGGTCGTCAACGCCGTACTGCGGCCCATCTACGCACCGGTCCACGGCGAGGACTGGGTCATCGCCGCCGCCGGCCCCGCCGGGCAGGAGTGGGTGCAGCGGGCGGTCGCGGTCCGGGAGGTGAGCCGGCGCAAGGGCTATCTGCTCGACCCCGCCGACGACAATGTCGTCAGCTTTCTGACCCTGCCGCAGTTGCGGGAGCTCCTCGTCCAGCACTGGCCGTGCTTCGAGCCGTACCTCGACGACCGCCGCGAGGTGGAGCTGGCCCTGGACGAGCTGGAGGTCGCCCGCAATGTGGTCTCCCGCAACCGCGCCCTGTCCGTGACGGTCCTCGCCCAGGCCGAACGCGCCTCCGCCCGGCTGCTGGAGATCCTCGGCAGCGGCACCGGCTCCCCCTCCGCCGACCGGCTGCCCATCGACGCCGTCGAGGACCTCGTCGGCGACCGCTACGCCGATGTCGTGGGCGTCCACCCCGACCGGGTGCGGCTGCAGCGCCAGCTCCCCGCCGAGGACCTCTTCGGCAACGCCCGCCGCCTCGACGCCGTCGGCATCGGACTCAACCTCCTGGTCCAGAACTACTCGGGCCGCCGGCTGGTCCGGCTGGCCGAATCCGGCTGCCGGGCCCGGCTGCTCTTCCTCAACCCGGCGAGCAGCGCGGTACGGCGCCGGGAGCGCGAACTGGGCCTCAAGAAGGGCGAGATGAGCCGCTCGGTGGAGATGAACATCCTCCATATGCGGCGGGTGCGCGCCCGGCTGCGGGACCCGGACGCGTTCGAGATCCATGTCTTCGACGAGACCCCCCGCTTCACCGCCTACCTGGTCAACGGCGACGGCGCGGACGGCCTCGCGGTCGTCCAGCCGTATCTGCGCAAGGCCCGGGGCATGGAGGCCCCGGTCCTGGTGCTGCGCGGCGGCGGGCGGGGCAGCGACGTCGTCCGCGAGGGCGCGGGCCAAGAGGGCGAGGGCGGGCTCTTCGGCACCTACCGCGAGGAGTTCGAAAGCGTCTGGGCGGACTCCCGGCCGGTGTCCTGAGCCTACGGCCCGGTGTCCTGACCCGACTGGCCGTTGTTACCGAACCGGCCGGTCGGTGGTGCTCTGGTACGGCGGCCGCAGCGCCCGGGCGGCCCAGCGGCCGTCGGTGCGGCTGATGTGCACCGGGTGGTCGAAGCACTTGCTGATGGCGTCGGTGGTCAGGACCGCGTCGACCTCCCCCGCGCTCAGGCACTCGCCCTCCCGCAGCAGCATCGCGTGGGTGGTACTGGCGGGCAGCTCCTCCAGGTGGTGGGTCACCAGGACGGTGGCCAGTCCGGGGTGTTCCCGGCGCAGGGTGTCCAGGCTCTCCAGCAACTGCTCACGGGCGGCCAGGTCCAGGCCGGTGGCCGGTTCGTCGAGCAGCAGCAGCCGGGGGAGGGGCATCAGCGCCCGGGCGATCAGGACTCGGCCGCGCTGGCCCTGCGACAGGGTCGGCCAGCGCGCGTCCAGCTTCCCGCCCATGCCGAGGGTGGTCAGCAGCCGGTCGGCCCGCTCCCGCTGCTCGGGGGTGGTGTGGCGGCGGGGGACCGGCTCCACGGTGTTGGTCAGCCCGGTGAGCACCACGTCCCGCACCCGCAGCGGGGAGCGCAGCGGATGCCGGGGGTCGACATGGCCCACGAACGACCGCAGCTCCCGCAGATCCACCCGCCCCAGCGTGCGGCCGAGGACCTCCACCGTGCCGTGCGTCGGATGCACCAGCGCGCCCGCGAGGCTGAGCAGAGTGGACATGCCCGCGCCGTTGGAGCCGAGCAGCGCCCAGTGCTCGCCCTGGTGGACGGTGAGCGAGATCGAGCGCAGCAGCGGGGTGCCGTCGCGCACCACATCCACATCGCTGAGCCTGAGTACGGGGACGGCCGGGGCGGTCACGGGGCCGCCACCTCCTTTTCGCTGTCGAAGAGTTCCATGACGGCCTCGAGATGGGAGACCGTGGCCGCGATCGCGGCGTCGGCGTCCCCGCGCGCCAGCCCGTCCAGCAGCTCGGCGTGGGCGCACGACACATCGGGCAGTGCCGTCTCGTAGCTGACCATCTCCACCAGCGCCGTGCGCAGCACCGGCAGGACGGAGGTGAAGAGGCCGAGCAGCACGGGGTTCCCGGACAGCTCCACCACGGCCCGGTGGAAGGCCAGATCGGCGTCCACGAAGGCGGCCGGATCGCCTCCGGTCCGCTCCTCGCGCAGCGCGAGCTGGTCCCGCAGCCGTCCGATGTCCTCGGGGCGCAGGCGCCCGGCGGCCAGCCGGGCGGCCTCGACTTCGAGGGCGCGGCGCACCTCGTACACCTCCCGCAGCCGGGCCCGGCGCAGGAGCCGCCGCATGTCGCCGTCCGCGGCGGGGGCCGGGGCCGGGGGCTCGGCGGCGTAGGTGCCCGAGCCATGGCGCACCTCCACCAGCCCGTCATGGGCCAGCAGCCGTACGGCCTCCCGCACCGAGGAGCGGCCCACGCCCAGTTCGGCGGCGAGCGCCACCTCGTTGGGCAGCCGCTCACCGGACCGCCAGCGGCCCTCCGCGAGCATCGCGCGCAGGGCGCTCTCGACCCGCGGCACCACGGGCCCGTGCCGCAACCGTGCCGTCTCCGCCACCGCGCCGCGCCTTCCTGAACGATCTTCCGAGGACGGCGGGACTCTAACACAGAGTCCTCAGACGTCTGAGGACTTGCCGTGGCTGACCGGGCCGTGACTCACCGGGCCGGAAGCCCTGGAGGCCCTGGAAGCCCCGGGCGTCCGGCTCACCCGTCGTTGTCAGTGGTGCGTGGGAAGGTGGTGCACACCTGGGGGAAGTACGACAAAGGGAGGGGCGGTCATGGGCTGGCATCGGGGGCTGCTGATCGGATTCGATCTGGAGACGACGGGCACCGATCCGCGGACGTCACGGATCGTGACGGCAGCCGTGGTCGAGGTGAGGGACGGGGAGCCGATAGGGCGGCGCGAGTGGCTGGCCGATCCCCAAGTGCCCATCCCCGACGGCGCCGTGGCGGTCCACGGCATCACCAATGAGCGGGCGGCGGCGGAGGGCCGGTCCGCGCGTGAGGTGGTCGAGGAGGTCGCCGAGGTGCTGGTGGCCCACTGGCGCGCCGGCGCCCCGGTGGTGGCGTACAACGCGGCGTTCGATCTCAGCCTGCTCGCCGCCGAGTTGGGGCGGCACGGGCTGCGCCCGCTGAGCGAGCGGTTGGAGGGCGCGGAGACCGGCCCCGTGGTGGATCCGTACACGATAGATCGCGCGGTCGACCGCTATCGCAAGGGCAAGCGCACGCTGGAGGCGGTCTGCGGGGAGTACGGGGTGGTGCACGACCGAGCCCATGACGCCGGTGCGGACGCGCTGGCGGCGGTGCGGGTCGCCTGCGCGCTCGCCGAGCGCCACCGCGAGGTGGCCGGGCTCGAGCTGTGGGACCTCCACCGCAAGCAGGTGGGGTGGTACGCGGGCTGGGCGGCCGACTTCCAGTCCTGGCTGCGCCGCAAGGGCACCCCGGACGCGGTCGTGGACGGCGGCTGGCCCCTGCGGGAGGCCGGCGCGGTGATGGGGTAGTGGGGTGGCGGCGCCCGCCCGGCGGAGAGCGGAGCGCGCCGCACCGATGAGTTTCCCGCCCCCGGCCGGTCCGTATGGGTAAGGGGCACTGAGGGCACCACGGACTCGATGAGGAGAAACCGACCGTGACCGACGACCAGACCACCATGATCGACTTCGCACCCACCGTCAACCGGGTGACGGCGCTGTTCAGCGGCGTCTCGGACGAGCAGCTCACCGCGCCCACACCGTGTGGCAGCTACTCCGTGGGAGATCTGCTCGACCACTTCTTGGGATTCGCCATCGGCATGCGCCACGCCGCCGAGAAGACCACGGCCCCGGCGGGCCCGGACGACCCCGCCCCAGGGGAGGGGGCGGCGGAGCGCCTTGACCCCGAGTGGCGGCAGGAGCTGCCGCGCCGGCTCGACGCGCTGACCGCGGCCTGGCGCGAGCCGTCCGCCTGGCAGGGCACCACGGAGGCCGGGGGCGTCACCATGCCCGCCCAGATGATGGGCGTCGTGGCGCTGGACGAGCTGCTGATCCACGGCTGGGATCTCGCCCGCGCCACCGGCCAGCCCTACGACTGCGATCCCCGCAGCGCCGAGGCCATCATCGGATGGCTGTCGGCGTTCCCGGACGAGCAGCGCCCGGACGGCGCGTTCGGCCCCATGGTCTCCGTCCCGGACGACGCCCCGCCACTGGACCGCGCGGTCGCCCTCAGCGGCCGCGACCCCAAGTGGCAAGCCTGACAGGGGAGAACGGCACGGCGCGTCGGCGGGGCGGGCCTGTCAGGGCCCGCTCGTCGGGAACCTGGCGTTGGCCCGGACGGCGGGCCGTCCGGAGCCGTCCGGCGCCCCAAGTGGCGAGCCTGACAAGCGAGAACCGCACGCCGGGTCGGCCGGGCCGGCCTGCCAGGGCCCGCTCGTCCGGGCCTGGGCGTTGGCCCGGACGAGCGGGCCGTCCGGAGCCGCTCGTCCGGGCCTGAGCGGGGCGGCCTCGGCGTGGCGTGCGGGCTCGCCCGTCCGGGCGGGCGCGTTGGGTCGCTCGGTGGTTGTCCTGGCCCGCTCGTCCGGGCCTGTGCGGGGGTCGCCTCGGTGGTCGGTCGGGTCTGCGCGGGGGTCTTCGGTGGTCGGTCGGGGCACGGCCGGAAAGCCGCTCGTACCGGCCCGCACGGCGGGGCGCCCGCCAGGTCGGCCCGCGCCGGGTCGGCCCGCGCCGTGTCGCGCGTGGTGGCGCTGAGCTGGAGCCGGTCGGTCAGAACGTGTGCCAGCGCACCGTCGGGTCGTCCTCCCGTAGGGAGGCGATGCGGCGGGTGAATTCGGCGCGGGCCGCCGGGTTGCCCGGGGCGTGCTGGGCGACCCAGGCGCAGCTCGCCGTCTCCCGCGCGCCGCGCAGCACCGCGCAGCCGGGCCACTCCCGGACGTCCCAGCCGTACTCCGCCACGAACGCGTCGTATGCCTCCGCCCCGAGCCCATAGCGGTCCCGGGACAGCGCCATCACCACCAGATCGTGCTCGCGCAGATCGTGCGAGAAGGTCTCCAGGTCCACCAGCACGGGGCCGTCCGGGCCGATGTGCACATTGCGCGGCAGCGCGTCGCCGTGGATCGGGCCGGGGGTGAGCCGCGGGGTCAGTTCCTCGACGGCGGTCGCGAAGTCGTCCCGGCGGGCGCGCAGATAGGCCGCGTCCGCCGGATCGATCGCGTCCCCGGCCAGCCGCAGCCAGCGCTCGATCCCGCCCAGCAGATCGCGGCGCGGCAGCGGGAGCGGTGCCGGATCGGCGGGCGGGTCGGGCAGCGCGTGCACCATCCGCAGCAGCTCCGCGAGGTCGCGCGGCCCGGCGGGGCGTACGGGGTCGGGAAGCCGCTGCCAGTACGTGACGAGATGGTTGGCGAACGGAAGCGGCTGCTCGGAGCCGAAGCGCCGGTCGGGACGGACCGCGGGGAGCCCTTCCCGGGCGAGCCAGTCGGCGATCCTCAGCTCCCGGGCGGCCCGGTCCCACACCTCCAGATCGCGGCTGATCCGGACCACCAGGGAGAGGCTGTCGAGGGCGAAGACGGCGTTCTCACCGAGGGCCAGCAGCCGGGCCTCCGCCGTACCGGCCCGGTAGGGCGGCAGCGCGGCCGAGAGCACCGCCCGCGCCCGTTCCTCCGTCAGGGCGAGATCCGCCACCGCCACACCCCTCACTCCTCGTCGTCCAGCCCGCCCACGTCCCGGTCGTCCCCCAGTCCCCCAGTCCGCCCGCCCAAGTCTCGCATCG is a window of Streptomyces violaceusniger Tu 4113 DNA encoding:
- a CDS encoding TIGR03086 family metal-binding protein, with protein sequence MTDDQTTMIDFAPTVNRVTALFSGVSDEQLTAPTPCGSYSVGDLLDHFLGFAIGMRHAAEKTTAPAGPDDPAPGEGAAERLDPEWRQELPRRLDALTAAWREPSAWQGTTEAGGVTMPAQMMGVVALDELLIHGWDLARATGQPYDCDPRSAEAIIGWLSAFPDEQRPDGAFGPMVSVPDDAPPLDRAVALSGRDPKWQA
- the glgX gene encoding glycogen debranching protein GlgX, with amino-acid sequence MQVWPGQAYPLGATYDGAGTNFAVFSEAAVRIELCLLHDDGSETAVELRESDAFVRHAYLPGIMPGQRYGFRAHGPYEPESGHRCNSAKLLLDPYAKAISGRIGWGEEVYGYHFGRPDKRNDLDSAPHTMASVVVNPYFDWGDDRPPRTDYHRTVIYEAHVKGLTMRHPRLPEELRGTYAALAHPAIIEHLTELGVTTLELMPVHQFVHDHRLADEGLANYWGYNTIGFFAPHNAYASWGDRGQQVLEFKSAVRALHQAGIEVILDVVYNHTAEGNHLGPTLSFRGLDNASYYRLTEDRRYYMDTTGTGNSLLMRSPHVLQLIMDSLRYWVTEMHVDGFRFDLAATLARQFHEVDRLSSFFDLVQQDPVVSQVKLIAEPWDVGEGGYQVGNFPPLWTEWNGKFRDTVRDLWRGEPRTLAEFASRLTGSSDLYQGDGRRPLASVNFVTCHDGFTLRDLVSYDEKHNEANGESNQDGESYNRSWNCGVEGETDDPAVRTLRERQMRNFVATLMLSQGVPMLSHGDEFGRTQGGNNNAYCQDNEVSWVRWPDHVKGQDGEWEDRSALELLRFTRSLVWLRRDHPVFRRRRFFHGRPVEGTHDELSDIAWFTHEGEEMIPRDWQAAHAKSLAVFLNGSAISEPGVRGERITDDSFLLLFNAHHEPLDFVVPIDHGKQWQVIVDTAVPEGVEPGSGAKVAAGDVLTLVDRSLMVLQRPA
- a CDS encoding FadR/GntR family transcriptional regulator → MAETARLRHGPVVPRVESALRAMLAEGRWRSGERLPNEVALAAELGVGRSSVREAVRLLAHDGLVEVRHGSGTYAAEPPAPAPAADGDMRRLLRRARLREVYEVRRALEVEAARLAAGRLRPEDIGRLRDQLALREERTGGDPAAFVDADLAFHRAVVELSGNPVLLGLFTSVLPVLRTALVEMVSYETALPDVSCAHAELLDGLARGDADAAIAATVSHLEAVMELFDSEKEVAAP
- a CDS encoding 3'-5' exonuclease, with the translated sequence MGWHRGLLIGFDLETTGTDPRTSRIVTAAVVEVRDGEPIGRREWLADPQVPIPDGAVAVHGITNERAAAEGRSAREVVEEVAEVLVAHWRAGAPVVAYNAAFDLSLLAAELGRHGLRPLSERLEGAETGPVVDPYTIDRAVDRYRKGKRTLEAVCGEYGVVHDRAHDAGADALAAVRVACALAERHREVAGLELWDLHRKQVGWYAGWAADFQSWLRRKGTPDAVVDGGWPLREAGAVMG
- a CDS encoding ABC transporter ATP-binding protein; protein product: MTAPAVPVLRLSDVDVVRDGTPLLRSISLTVHQGEHWALLGSNGAGMSTLLSLAGALVHPTHGTVEVLGRTLGRVDLRELRSFVGHVDPRHPLRSPLRVRDVVLTGLTNTVEPVPRRHTTPEQRERADRLLTTLGMGGKLDARWPTLSQGQRGRVLIARALMPLPRLLLLDEPATGLDLAAREQLLESLDTLRREHPGLATVLVTHHLEELPASTTHAMLLREGECLSAGEVDAVLTTDAISKCFDHPVHISRTDGRWAARALRPPYQSTTDRPVR
- a CDS encoding phosphotransferase enzyme family protein, coding for MTEERARAVLSAALPPYRAGTAEARLLALGENAVFALDSLSLVVRISRDLEVWDRAARELRIADWLAREGLPAVRPDRRFGSEQPLPFANHLVTYWQRLPDPVRPAGPRDLAELLRMVHALPDPPADPAPLPLPRRDLLGGIERWLRLAGDAIDPADAAYLRARRDDFATAVEELTPRLTPGPIHGDALPRNVHIGPDGPVLVDLETFSHDLREHDLVVMALSRDRYGLGAEAYDAFVAEYGWDVREWPGCAVLRGARETASCAWVAQHAPGNPAARAEFTRRIASLREDDPTVRWHTF
- a CDS encoding SAV2148 family HEPN domain-containing protein; its protein translation is MSSGGLELPPGDGGPGGDGSTDTPPGAVSLVRPMEIGAELDWGADAWSEVRTRARRAGRAYIWLNLVEQRLRAVVNAVLRPIYAPVHGEDWVIAAAGPAGQEWVQRAVAVREVSRRKGYLLDPADDNVVSFLTLPQLRELLVQHWPCFEPYLDDRREVELALDELEVARNVVSRNRALSVTVLAQAERASARLLEILGSGTGSPSADRLPIDAVEDLVGDRYADVVGVHPDRVRLQRQLPAEDLFGNARRLDAVGIGLNLLVQNYSGRRLVRLAESGCRARLLFLNPASSAVRRRERELGLKKGEMSRSVEMNILHMRRVRARLRDPDAFEIHVFDETPRFTAYLVNGDGADGLAVVQPYLRKARGMEAPVLVLRGGGRGSDVVREGAGQEGEGGLFGTYREEFESVWADSRPVS
- a CDS encoding copper amine oxidase; this translates as MPESRLRRARARVAAAIGASALLGTVAVAAGPVGTAQAAPQSPAAADCSTPYRIEQKLDGGTTWRMCWHYESKAGLVLDKVSYQPKGESAPIKVLTSAKLGQIHVPYDDGSNEYDDLTGQGFAQGLQQLDPAECPGGTIKTVRVPDAWDPEHPNVKGLCATTRARGHAYRMGTGGFGGGEGNKVYQLQGKDLLVYTVNQVGWYEYITEWRFAGDGTMTMQVGATGTMSPMDYDAGDGRGWPIGKGAKDYATSHAHNVFWRLNFGLDGSSKSKVEQYDSKTTATSGRIPKTKTTRTKVTKELAGDAAPARWWRVVSSAGKNKDGHPRSYEIVPGHTTKYQGRSFTKHDVYFTEYNKCEQFASNNLRNCGAGAGKSVDKWVNGQTLKHPIVWVNIGFHHIARDEDQEPMPLHWQGFQLSPRDVTAMNPLTPPALSGHNGHTEEER